Within Ipomoea triloba cultivar NCNSP0323 chromosome 9, ASM357664v1, the genomic segment ACTTTCCTTTTTTAGTCGATTTTCTTactaaacaaacaaacagaTCACATCATCTTCTGGAATGGAGTCAAAATTTCTGGGCCACAATGGCGCGatgctattatatatataataattaattaaagtttaaaacaGTATGCATGAGAAGATGCTTCGATTCATAGTCAAATGCAATGGGACATTCAATTAATATTTTGACTGTCCAATTAATTCTTTGTTAATATATAGAgtgttttttccacttttggtcctatgactttagtgtttccgtcaatttaggtacacgactttcattttgccacttttagtccttgactttaatttttttgccacttttagtccttgactttgattttttttccacttttagtcctttcggtcaccttagcgacaacttttaatcgaaatcaacaaattgttgtgccattaatggtaaataacgtttaatgtatttagagatttatcaatagacaattttacacttaatggcacaatattttattgattccaattaaaagttgttgcttaaaaagcgaagcagaacaagcaaataacgtttctttttcctttttttatttgattttatttataaatatatttaaaactttatcaaaatacacttttacccttaatggcacaacaatttgttgatttcgattaaaagttgtcgctcggatgaccgaaaggactaaaagtggaaaaaaaaatcaaagtcaaggactaaaagtggcaaaaaaattaaagtcaaggactaaaagtggcaaaatgaaagtcgtgacctaaattgacggaaacactaaagtcataggaccaaaagtggaaaaaactcatatatatatcttcttacTTATGGACATTAATCAGCTGTAGTGGACTTGCTGGCTTCAATATTCAATCACTTGGATTCAAATAAATCCATGGATGAGAACAATTCCCAATTGTTTGATACTTGGAACAACCCTgcattacactatatttaatttaaatattgttaataaCAATCAAATTTTGATTACTTCACATAAATATAAAGAATTCTAACCGTTACACTACAATATTCGATCACTTGTTAAAAAATCTCTTTCCTAAAggtacatattttattttttatttttgggaaaaaaataagagaaattttttttatgcgCGAAAACGTTTAGGGAGGAATGATTTAGCATCTTGGTCACGTTTCAACATTAGAAGTTTCTTTGAAATGTTCCGAGactaattttgtaattaaaaaaagaaaactttaGAGCATATTGTTCTTTGTGTTTATCCTACATTTTTTGTTAGATGATATGACAATGAAAACTCAAAATCAATACCAAAGGGTTGAGGGTGTGAAGTGGGCTGGTAAATCTAGATCTTGTATAATAGCTCGCAAATCACACAAGAGATGTAGCGAATGTCCAAGAGGGTGTTGACAAAAAATGTCAGGATTAAATGTCTATCactatgtcaaaagttatagttagtaGCGAATGCAtaacttcaatttatttttatgcttatgtAGCAGTTAGCACCACATTTCATGGTAGGATGCTAGACGCGGCCTCCGAGCCGCACCCCAACAATCCCATCCCAGCTAGCTAGCCTCAACTGGATCAAGCATATAGTTTACCATTACTCTAAAATTTATAACTAGTTGTGAAGTTGCattctatattttcttatacGTGCGTAGTAGTTAGCGTCGGGTCAAACTCATCCCTCAACGCCAACACCCAACgaaaaattaaactcatatatatatatatatatatatatatatatatatagagttaatacccaatatagtcctcgactatagtggttttactcaatttagtcctaaatgactttttgtgcttaatttagtcctcgaatttgatggttttacacaatttagtcctcttattaaaaattctgttagttgacTGTTAGAAATAGGGccataatggtaatttctcatcattcatcccatttgggatgattccttaTTCTTCCCCTTATTCAGATCAACgcaaaaatgcaaattttcataccaaatcaacttcaactctaaataaataaatacagagtaaataaatatttgggtatAAAGATTTACATTTTTGCGTGGAttttaataaggggaagaagcaAATGGGacgaaggatgagaaattaccattaggacccTATTTCTAAGTGTCAACTagcagaatttttaacaaaagactaaattgggtaaaaccatcaaagtcgatgactaaattgagcacaaaatgttatttaggactaaattgagtaaaaccactatagtcgaggactatatcgggtattaactcatatatatataacatttagaTAATGAGAGTTATGTTCTACCCATTCATTCATCCTAGACATATCCTACCTTTCAAATTTGTTGTTTCTCAGTACACTTTGTCTCATTTCCTGTAATGTAAAACAAttcttatttattaaaaaagaaaagaaaaagaagaaaacttaATTACAGGTGACAGCAATACATGTATAACTGTAACCATGCACCGATTTGTTGTTGGTGTAACGTAAAGACGACATTGAAAGAAATGTATGTTTTTCCTTTGCTTGTGACACGGTTTTGCAAATTAAGGTGGAAAGTCAGAAAAGAAGTAATGCTCCTATTAATGACCTCTGATATTGTCTTGAGTTGCGCCTCGAATAGGCTCCAATTTGCCGGAAGATTAATTTATAGCTGTCAACACGTACCACGGCAGAATGTTCATCGTCAACCAACTGGATGGCAACTCCGGTCCTTCTCTTGCCAGACTGGAGATTGAAAACTTTTATTTGCTTCATCAATCTGTgcttatttagtttttttttttatagtactaatgactctgttacaaatctacaatgtagtatctgtttgtatatactttctcaacttattgaaacaCAAATAGTCAATACCGCCTTACTGGGACTCGAACTTATGACCTTCCATTTGAGAGAGTCATTTTGtgtttatttagtttaattttctgtatttaacaataataagtaattattattgttaaatatcattttattctCTCTATTTGTTTAGTAGCATGTGATGAGTGCTAATATATTgtgtaaaagaaaaatattatgataaaaGCAGACTTATAGTTATGTTGATATTGGATTATAGCTAGAATGTCCATTGGTATGATTGTTCTTCGTCTCTTGTCACGTACATTATTTATTCTCTCGCCAAAGAAATCAACTTATATTCTTCATTATTGATGGCTTGTCTAACTGAAGAGAGctcatttttgttttattttgtggcaacataattatattgttttcaaattttttgtatagGGGTCCATTCTATTATTGGATTGAGCAATCTCCATTCCATGTTTTATTGGGTTGATGGAGTGATATCTTATCTTTCatagtatagatttattttaGTAGCAGGAATAGAAATTAATTAAGGAATTTGACAAACTATACTGTCTACAAGCACAAGTAATTGTatttaacatcaaaattttgagggAGGAAGTAAAAGTGAGTAGACTTTGAGAGttcaagtaatattttttttaaatgataatatATAAGAAATTTTATCCATAACCTATTCTGTCAACCAAAAGGTTAGGTTTTGCGTGTAGGGTTCAACAAAAATATCATTCATCATAATTAATACATACCCACAGAAAGGTGGCACCTTATTTCAAGCATATCAATTACATAGTTATGAACaccttcttttttattttttattttttgtcatcatGCAATTCAACCGGTGGAATCAGATGATCTCACTTTGTGTGGAAGTATTCTCATCAACATACTCACAAGATGGTCTTTGATGGCCCTACTCGAttgattttatatatgtatagtaggatatgatcttatattataaaatatgtgtatttcacatattaaaatttctcaaatgtcttttatttgaatacttcttaaagaaaattaaaaaaaaatatttaatcatataaacttagttgagaaaagaaaaataataataacatcatgtaaaaaaaaatgcctagatttttatttttgacaaaaacaaaacattgtaaaattaaataggacaaaaacttgtgtgaggcATCTCACTAATCCTtgtccgtgagacgggttgggtcaagatgaaaatgtaatagttatactgaaaaatgtaatactaatcacgaataaagtgtttgttaatcATAAAGAAAAGTGTATCAGTTTGGAAaataatgtaatacttatacatttttatttaaaagtattaagaagtacatttttcctttaaaatattacattgtttttttttttccaatataagtattacatttctatattGACCCAATTCGTCTCACgataatgtaaaatataatattactacaTCATAATCATATCAATACTCAAATTATATAACTTTAAAGAACATGGGTAATTTTTTTAGATGACAAGACAAACTCGCATCTATTACCTTCCAAACTGGTTAGCTTTAAATATGAGAATTATCCACTGTAATTTTATTCAGTTCCCTAGAAATACATTtatcattttcctttaaaaaaatccaATTGATTCTATTTTTGAAAAGTGACACAAGAGTAAAATACATTTGAGAAAATTCCACACAATTTAAAGCAGTATATAATTTTACAAGGAATTGCAGAAATATGCATACAACCCAAAGATAGGTCTTCCACTTGTACAGTTTGTGTGTGTTTGAACCTCCCAGGCTAGGCCAGCTAAAAACCAAAGGAGAGCATCCACACTACCCAACCCACCCTTTCATCTTTCTACATACTCTCCACCCCCTCGATCAGCTCAACCTTAATCCTCATATCCGATCCATTTCTAGCTTGCCCAAACTGTTAGTACCCAAACATGGAACAAACAAGGTACTTGGTGTGGCCTAAACCAAAGCTCGATTTCAGCTCTTCCTATGGCGGCGATTCTTGGGAAGAGCAAGCTTTTGCAGAGGACGCTGCAGGCGGGGCGCTTGGAGGGTGCGTTTGGCCTCCCAGATCTTATACCTGCAACTTCTGCAGAAGAGAGTTCCGCTCCGCTCAAGCTCTGGGCGGCCACATGAACGTCCATAGAAGAGATAGGGCAAAGTTGAAGCACTCTCCCCCGTCTCATAATGGAGATTTAAGTGTTCCAATCAATAATAATCCCCGCCCCCTTCTTACTCAAGCCTGTACCTTTCTGTACAATCCCAGTTCCGATCGAAGAATTGTTGCGCCGAATCTTGGGAGTGAAAGCTGGGACGATGGTGGTGTGAATGGGGAGACGACGACGAAGAAGAATTATTCAAGAATTCTAGAAGATTTGAAGAAGAACATTAATTGCGAGGAGGACGATGAGAGGCTAAGAATGTTCAAGTCAAGTCGTTGTAGGGCTGAAGGAGAATATGACATGATGGCTGACTTGTCGGCCGGGAGCTTCCGCAAAAGGAGGAGGATTGATGATAGCCTCTTTGCAGGTTGTGATCCAAAACCATGTTTGGTTCAGAGATTCGAAAGGACGATCCATAGCTCCATAGAACAAGAATTGGATCTGGAGCTAAGGCTTGGCACTAGTCCTCCAAAGGTGAAATGAAATACCAACTGGTTAATTTGGAACACACAAACAGATTATTTCTTGTTATTACCATCTTTCTTCTTAGTTTATCTCTCTGATCTCATCTCATCTCGATCACTTTTACAACTTAACCTAAACATGGaggctttaatttaatttgcagaCTGTACTGTACGTgtgagtgagtgagtgagtTGCCATTGTTGTACTTCTTTAGTATATATGGGTGCAGGGTCTACCAACTACGAAACTGTATCAtatcttcataaaattaaagCTAGCTTCAAATTAATGCATATCTGATCTTCTATATATACTTCTATTCATTAATCATTATCAATTCTTACTAGCTATGTAGTATATTGTAGTCTGATGATGTTCcttgaattacttatttttatACTACAATGAGTATTGAATTTAGCCAActcttgaaatatatatatacatctgtATGTTGGTAGACAGCTTAATTGGAACGAGAGATGAGTCCAGTATCCTGTCATCAAAACGTGACACTGATGATTAcaaaatataaggaaataaagtttcACAATCACAACTAGTTATAGtagttaaaagaaaaagtttGGATCACCCACCCCTCTTAACAAGAGATATCAAGTTTGAGCTGTGAGAATATAATGCTGCAGCTACAGTCAAAAGTTCTGGCAAAATTTGTACTATCTCTAGGTTTAAAACTCATGCTTAACTAAATATGGGAGTGGGATGGTGAAATATTCACATGGATGGACAACCATTTCTGACAAAAATTGTAGTGTCTCAAggttttataaattaaaacctCGTTCTGAACAACTTGGCTATATTAAGAGGTAGATTAATGTCAATTCTTTCAtagatacatatatgtgcatggGAGAATATAATGGGATTCAAAGAAGTAATTAATAATTGACCTGCCTGTGTGTAAAAACAAGAATCTAGGATGCAAATTGCATGCAAGACATGCACTAGTTGTTGTTGATttgttttgtatatatattttaaaagctGAGGATATTTTGAAGTTTTCAAGGATTTCAACTTGATGTTCTTATTGATCAGCTTATGAGGTGGTCCTGATCTGAACAGAAAAAACAGACTAAAATTAAACTGCATGGAATGAAGTGAGCTCATTTTCCCAGTCAGTACCAACCAAACATTCTCCAGACCCCCAAATAGtacaaaattactaaaaaaaaactaacctcATCACTACAACTCACATATAACATTACATGTTTTGCCTTTTCCTttgtgttattattatcatcaccATCAGATCTGCTGCAGAACTTGCAGTTgcagaaacaaaaagaaagggaTCCTACTTTATTAATCACATATAACAATACTCGATATTACTCATAAACTATATAACACAATACAAGATTTAGTGTaaataacattttcataaaCCTGTTTACAATTACACAAACAGAAACATTTAGTTAATTATTAGTAATAAATAATGataaacaattttatatatataactctatCCCCTCCCAGCCAACCCTCTCTCCTCTTTTTTTCTCAATCCTTCCAAAATTGCCACCCACCACAAAGGAATCAATCCATTTAAGTATTATACAAAGAACCCTTTTCTAGTCGCAAAAGGAATATTGTCACATAGGGGACTGATAGCCCTACATAACTAGCCCCTTTTGTTTTTTCCTcctatgtgtgtatatacattATTGTACAATGAATACCCACCTACTCTATATCTATATTTGTAAGAAGAAAGAGTAACAGAATTAATGAGGATAGTCAAGTTTAAGGACTGCCACTTATTATATTAAGCCCTAACCCTAAGTCGCGCGCTATCCCTAACCCTAGTACCATAACTTCAGCCCAATATTACGCTACAGATAATAAGCataatttttatacataataatttatattgcaCATGTAAGAATCCGAGTGTTCAAAGTCtcaaacaacaataataataataattaacggTTTCTACACATATTCTTACGGATACAAAGGTCACAATGTAGGTTTGAgaagaatttttaaattatttttgtgaataattttttatttttagtgatGAGGGAAACCTGTAGCCACTACTACTTGAGAGTGTACAGTGAATAAACTGCgacttgtgaccctagccgacaACGGACTATAAAGAGGCAAATCATCTTAGTTTACTCATAACTGAttgactcaaataaaaaaagttaaatggCTAATAGATTGACGTACTACTATTGTtgggaataattttttttaatcaataataTGGTAAATGCATATAACATTGGTAAATAAACGAAATTAAATATGTTCTTAAATTTCACGAAatatgaaaatgatgaaattcacATCTGAATTTAGTACTGATTAAAAATGTTCACAAATTAAGTAATGAGGAAGCAACCTAGGTAAGAACGAAGTTAACCCATTTCATCCCATTGTTATACAATGAATCATAGTCCACACAACATTATATATGTGTACCATATATATAGTCCAATAcgattgtcaaataaaactagCTTTAGTATggttaaaatgatactttagtgttgtttaaatgaaattaatttgtgTAAAAATTGAAACTAAGAAATAGAGCTCGTGCAATAacgtataatgtcaaatgaaatcgtaatagaattaaaatgatactttagtgttgctataatgaaactagtatgtgtaaaaaatgaaactaaaaatcagaactcatacaataacataacatatattgtcaaataaatatgaaatgtaattaaaattatacttcaaCTTTACTGTCATTAAACTAgtgtgcatgaaaaataaaactaaaaaaataataatattgtcaaataaaattgaattgtaattaaaatgatacgaCATTGATTGGCTTTATGGTTCATGCTGCTACATGgaacatggaccatggtccacaataaaatttgcccaTTTCATCGCCGTGGATCGCATGAGATAGATAGATTGGTCCACCATAATGGGCTCAACTAGTGGGCTgaatattatacatttataactAGGAAATCAGTTGGGCTTTGAAACGAGAAGCCATTGAGTTTTAAGATGACTCTGTAGAACTTTCGAGCATAAGCCTATTATAcgaaactagtattttcgtccgtgcgttgcacggaatggatttgttataatattttaagaatatttggatcgatatacaattatataaattataacatcgaatattgtatagcgcaattgatgaaattggtttgatcaattatgttgtctggtgttttccttgcttgaattagagcaaataattgttcaattaccggtgcgatgcacaaataaattttttattatatatttagataataaaaataaagaaaattatttaaaaaaattctaatattgaacatgtacatttatttgattataagattagtgcaaaagtataactcaattaattgaaatatatatgacttgtttgtctacaattatctttaaaagatcgatatgtaatatgacttatgtaattatattattactaaaataaatatgagaaaaatgagaaataatttaattataattattataaaaataaattcaacgaccagtgttattatcataataattattaggcaactattattagtcaattacactaagatatgtgcaattatacttttataccttaagtatattaattttcaccctagcgcatttagtttttcttcctccttcatatttgaatgaattaattgtaactattataaaaaatctaactgtttaattaattttttttaagtttttaaataattttcagtcaattagtaatattcattccctttttcaatttgcctaattttccttttccattatgatttttttatattttcaatcaattagtaaaatcagttttctttttcattttctctttaatattgtctgggcggaatttcacaaaggatgactgactcgggagaaagccacatacaattgacccTGACTAAAGACcaatttttttagcaataacccaacgtgagttagtgtttggccttagcttttgtttacagtcatggcatatgcaaatatcaatgagaattgtttatgTTGGAACTTGAAAGACAATCAGTGGTTCTACCAAATCAACATTATAGTAAGGAAAGACATAATCCACGTGCTCCTCCCATAGAGTAACAGTGAGCCGACTACCCCTGAGTAGTGAAAACAACAATGAGCATGATGATgcctaaatttatacttaaacaaatcaaaaagacatccaaacaaacacataccgagagtcttcaatgacaaaatcaatcaacctttgaggatttgaattaacttggacaactttttgctcattaatgaaaacaacacgtccaatcaaatctgcaaaaaaccaaacaaaagatttgCAATAAATGACCTTTTGTATCCTATATTgcgaaactaaaatttatatattttgtagcaactaaatatttaaagtattaataaggatgcatgtatatttaatattattttggtctgataaaatgtttcttgacaaaagatttaaaattggcattcatgaatgtatactattagaaatttagtataacagaaagaaataaaaacaccaaaaaaaaataaataaataaaaacacatctagtatagaataagatttaaagaagaatttaccaattagcaatttagcatattgctatccactcctccgggagccttcaatgtttcttgaacttaaccacaaactctttagggatttgtaaatggatacaagttctc encodes:
- the LOC116030550 gene encoding probable transcriptional regulator RABBIT EARS, with the translated sequence MEQTRYLVWPKPKLDFSSSYGGDSWEEQAFAEDAAGGALGGCVWPPRSYTCNFCRREFRSAQALGGHMNVHRRDRAKLKHSPPSHNGDLSVPINNNPRPLLTQACTFLYNPSSDRRIVAPNLGSESWDDGGVNGETTTKKNYSRILEDLKKNINCEEDDERLRMFKSSRCRAEGEYDMMADLSAGSFRKRRRIDDSLFAGCDPKPCLVQRFERTIHSSIEQELDLELRLGTSPPKVK